One genomic region from Amaranthus tricolor cultivar Red isolate AtriRed21 chromosome 12, ASM2621246v1, whole genome shotgun sequence encodes:
- the LOC130796901 gene encoding uncharacterized protein LOC130796901, whose translation MKNRKPKMGNTKLKWTPEEEKALREGVNKHGVSKWKVILKDSQFRHILRSRSNIDLKDKWRNMNHAKSRRKPNPKSTIQDQKPSEVEVLAEAEAGAGFKIENEEDVFPSLHVIEEEIIAGLIADLEKYDPEHAEYCKDLQKLLENDEKADEILAYATEIMDRPLEDYGFSDLVI comes from the exons ATGAAAAATAGAAAGCCAAAAATGGGAAACACGAAGCTAAAATGGACTCCAGAAGAAGAAAAGGCACTCAGAGAAGGCGTAAACAAACATGGCGTCAGTAAATGGAAAGTCATTCTCAAAGATTCTCAATTCCGCCATATTCTCCGTTCTCGTTCCAACATCGATCTCAAg GACAAATGGAGGAATATGAATCATGCTAAATCAAGGCGAAAGCCAAATCCAAAATCGACTATTCAAGATCAG AAACCTTCGGAGGTAGAGGTACTGGCTGAAGCCGAGGCGGGGGCCGGGTTCAAGATCGAGAACGAGGAAGATGTTTTTCCATCATTGCATGTAATAGAAGAAGAAATAATAGCCGGCTTGATAGCTGATTTAGAAAAGTATGACCCAGAACATGCAGAGTATTGTAAGGATCTACAAAAGTTATTAGAGAATGATGAAAAAGCAGATGAAATTCTAGCTTATGCAACAGAGATCATGGACCGACCACTTGAAGATTATGGGTTTAGTGACTTAGTGATTTGA